A stretch of Ciconia boyciana chromosome 18, ASM3463844v1, whole genome shotgun sequence DNA encodes these proteins:
- the SNAPC4 gene encoding snRNA-activating protein complex subunit 4 isoform X3 — protein sequence MEHFVFMQKSLLKDDGEDDDSDSRAEMEMEREDDSSDDDIESSLPQDPETCLQMNHVYQEVIQEKIEEVELLIAQNKEQQKEILCELGGPKIAKAGDGRNLPANTFLGHFMKPYFKDKTTGIGPPSNEDAKEKAAQGIKSFEQLLSTKWKSREKTLLQKSVVSDRLQRLLQPKLLKMSYWNQKLEKVKTEMEKQILEKQIKEVEQEIEAINQLPESDLLGNRFDEHDWEKISNIHFDGQRSSEELRKFWQNWEHPSINKKEWTEEEIERLKKIAAKHGYLDWQTIAQELGTNRTPFQCLQKYQIYNKDLKRKEWTKAEDQMLLELVQEMRVGSHIPYKKIAYYMEGRDSAQLIYRWTKSVDPSLKKGPWTPEEDAMLLAAVKKYGERDWYKIRTEVPGRSDAQCRDRYLKALHCDVKKGKWSLEEEEQLIELVQKHGLGHWSKIASELPHRTGSQCLSKWKLMIGSKKRSRPTKRRHVQESSSSSESSSEDIELDLADSSEEETTSKEECEFPSIDLWIPTRTDMQESNKGRYQTPSLFSPASADAKTSSSEVPSATCDGDKDRVANKSSELNTLLRGIARPHSTDVIVKNPIEVINKASRCGKQVLRVTLENVRRVLRNNTCFQRKLQSKILKPSATVLTKISGVGQKLQGLQNITEKTYRQERERLRKMNLDRKLLMAVTPWVGNVLLPCTFQTGKMAFHQTKADSIQEKIKSVSLVSTPLFALFIQLFQIDTNGCMKIIRERRLRQSELLRANAKRPQQASQNMDTSSGNSSQSCTERNSRRGIPRNAVRRPVALKARETSAAVFESSTPAMQGALPAQVQRQKPKTVSELLREKRLRESRAKKAMQRTVFVAPQMLVAGPLIIQHPPQQIVPSAQAGNKPAAVGCTNSQVQCAPAALPAFTSVAGSTSAAIALENHSSSVPETAESPGSSQGTELQSNKELKGQASQSNAEGGVFPGINPAAAEKAPHQGGCNGQVLAGSPASVVLQNQAFVPHQITVVPVGIESGTNKLSLSTPVTCELNSNGPQQRPVNLLPALVTPQTGSHLIPNSILPFTWVVTPQALLPTAVQTVVGVPQGLPAAAVRSQCQTTVTSNGNVSGLGVPPVPAGANTPHPSSAEKKAPSAQLAEGVPLGKTANHSTILLPMTSASPGCTTSSVSSATPASSDGFSKASDSSAAQTALPPDAPALHAVLLPQTQLPASTQGSDSQCASNLTSLGKSHDSITTNGSSTSPSIITKGIVLQPGDPVPHNNVPRNSDCFAAQALKNRPIASKPPTMQPADGPPQPTTSSAEKNLLDFSLISLEDEGLVKEWLNGKQGVQVPSLQTRLPYLPPFLCNLKTLSKLLLQKAALEEQAACLLPSDASQEEGTGVDLHAIRELVQQKLGDNPAYLLLKARFLAAFTLPAVLATLPPPKVTTTLSASRKQYEETDEEEWQSEKEMSEEESCGNELTGVRLDWTVGDEPGDKDADLLNQGMGAEENAARSVLDSCTDVTDASAPQIRRSARFRKRRRMIHLNEVCLPTWQ from the exons ATGGAGCACtttgttttcatgcagaaatCATTACTTAAAG ATGATGGTGAAGACGATGACTCAGATTCTCGTGCTGAAATg gaaatggaaagagaagatgacAGTAGTGACGATGATATTGAAAGCAGTCTGCCACAGGATCCAGAAACATGTCTGCAGATGAACCACGTGTACCAGGAAGTTATCCAGGAAAAGATTGAGGAAGTCGAGCTTCTCATtgcacaaaacaaagaacagcag AAGGAAATCCTGTGCGAGCTTGGTGGTCCAAAAATAGCAAAGGCAGGAGATGGTAGAAATCTaccagcaaatacatttttgggtCATTTTATGAAGCCATACTTTAAGGATAAAACAACAGGAATT GGCCCTCCTTCCAATGAAGATGccaaggaaaaagcagctcagGGCATAAAATCCTTTGAGCAACTGCTTTCAACAAAAT ggaaaagcagagagaagacatTATTGCAGAAATCAGTCGTAAGTGACCGCTTGCAGCGCCTGCTTCAACCAAAGTTACTGAA GATGAGTTACTGGAatcagaaactggaaaaagtcAAGACTGAAATGGAGAAGCAGATCTTGGAAAAGCAAATCAAAGAAGTGGAGCAAGAAATAGAGGCAATTAA CCAACTCCCAGAAAGTGACTTGTTAGGGAACAGATTCGATGAGCATGACTGGGAGAAAATTTCAAACATCCAC tTTGATGGACAGCGTAGTTCAGAAGAACTGAGGAAGTTTTGGCAAAATTGGGAGCATCCAAGCATCAACAAAAAGGAATGGACTGAGGAGGAAATAGAGAGGCTAAAGAAGATAGCTGCTAAACACGGTTATCTGGACTGGCAAACTATagcccaggagctgggg ACAAACAGGACACCTTTCCAGTGCTTGCAGAAGTATCAAATCTATAACAAagatttgaaaaggaaagaatggaCTAAAGCTGAAGATCAGATGCTTTTAGAGCTTGTTCAAGAGATGAGAGTAGGAAGTCATATCCCATACAAGAAAA TTGCTTATTACATGGAAGGAAGAGATTCTGCTCAGCTGATTTACCGATGGACAAAGAGTGTGGACCCCAGTTTGAAGAAAGGACCCTGGACACCAGAGGAAGATGCT ATGCTGTTGGCTGCAGTTAAGAAGTATGGAGAGCGTGACTGGTATAAAATTCGGACAGAAGTGCCAGGGAGGAGCGATGCTCAGTGCAGAGATCG gtaCTTAAAAGCATTGCACTGTGATGTAAAGAAAGGCAAGTGGAGTttagaggaagaggagcagctaATTGAACTGGTTCAGAAGCATGGCCTGG GTCATTGGAGTAAAATAGCTTCCGAATTGCCACATCGGACGGGCTCCCAATGTCTAAGCAAGTGGAAACTCATGATTGGGTCTAAG AAAAGATCTAGGCCAACAAAACGCCGACACGTGCAAGAGAGTTCCAGCTCTTCAGAGAGTAGCAGTGAAGACATAGAACTGGACTTAGCAGACAGTTCAGAGGAGGAGACAACAAGCAAGGAAGAGTGTGAATTTCCCAGCATTGATTTGTGGATACCAACACGGACAGATATGCAGGAGTCAAACAAAGGAAGATACCAAACTCCatccctcttctctcctgcGAGTGCTGACGCAAAGACCAGTAGCAGTGAAGTTCCAAGTGCAACATGTGATGGAGACAAGGACAGAGTTGCCAATAAATCATCAGAGTTGAACACCCTCCTGAGGGGCATTGCGCGTCCACATTCAACGGACGTCATTGTGAAGAATCCAATAGAAGTAATCAACAAG GCTTCCAGATGTGGAAAGCAAGTGCTACGAGTTACCCTGGAGAATGTGAGAAGAGTATTAAGAAATAACACGTGCTTTCAGAGGAAACTT CAATCAAAGATACTAAAACCTTCTGCCACCgttttaacaaaaatatctggAGTTGGCCAGAAGCTTCAAGGGCTGCAGAACATCACGGAGAAAACTTATCGTCAAGAGAGAGAGCGTTTGAGAAAAATGAACCTTGACAGAAAGCTTCTAATGGCAGTGACACCTTGGGTGGGCAACGTACTACTGCCTTGCACCTTCCAAACTGGGAAGATGGCTTTTCATCAGACAAAAG CTGATTCTATTCAAGAGAAGATTAAGTCGGTCAGCCTCGTGAGCACTCCTCTGTTTGCGCTTTTCATTCAG CTCTTTCAGATTGATACCAATGGCTGCATGAAGATTATTCGTGAGAGAAGGCTAAGGCAGTCAGAGCTTCTTAGGGCTAATGCAAAAAGGCCTCAGCAG GCTTCCCAAAATATGGACACTTCTTCAG GCAATTCATCACAATCTTGTACTGAGAGGAACTCCCGAAGGGGCATACCAAGGAATGCTGTCAGGAGACCTGTTGCCTTAAAAGCAAGGGAGACTTCCGCTGCTGTCTTTGAGAGCAGCACTCCTGCCATGCAGGGAGCTCTTCCAGCCCAAGTACAAAGGCAGAAGCCTAAAACTGTCTCAGAATTACTGAGAGAGAAGCGGCTAAGAGAATCCCGGGCTAAGAAAGCTATGCAGAGGACAGTATTTGTTGCCCCACAGATGCTGGTTGCAGGACCTCTGATAATCCAGCACCCACCACAGCAAATTGTTCCTTCTGCACAAGCAGGGAACAAACCTGCAGCAGTTGGTTGTACAAATAGCCAAGTACAGTGTGCACCAGCTGCTTTGCCAGCATTTACTTCTGTTGCAGGTTCAACTTCTGCTGCGATTGCGCTTGAAAACCATTCCTCATCAGTGCCAGAAACTGCGGAAAGCCCTGGTTCCTCACAAGGGACAGAACTACAATCCAATAAGGAACTAAAAGGGCAAGCTTCGCAAAGTAACGCTGAAGGAGGCGTTTTTCCAGGCATAaatccagctgcagcagagaaggcCCCACATCAGGGAGGGTGCAATGGTCAGGTCCTAGCTGGTAGTCCAGCTTCAGTAGTGTTGCAAAATCAAGCTTTTGTGCCACATCAGATTACAGTGGTGCCTGTTGGCATCGAGTCTGGCACCAACAAATTGTCTCTTTCCACACCAGTTACCTGTGAGCTGAATAGTAACGGGCCACAACAGAGGCCAGTCAATCTATTGCCTGCTCTTGTAACTCCACAAACTGGTTCGCATTTGATTCCCAACAGCATACTGCCTTTCACGTGGGTCGTAACGCCACAGGCTTTGCTTCCCACTGCTGTACAAACTGTGGTGGGTGTTCCCCAAGgactgccagctgctgctgtgagaaGTCAGTGTCAGACAACTGTGACTTCCAATGGCAATGTCTCTGGCTTAGGAGTGCCTCCGGTACCAGCTGGAGCAAATACGCCTCACCCCAGCagtgcagagaagaaagcaccAAGTGCCCAGTTAGCAGAAGGAGTACCTTTGGGAAAGACAGCTAACCATTCCACAATTCTCTTACCTATGACCTCAGCGAGTCCTGGATGCACCACATCCAGCGTTTCTTCTGCAACGCCTGCAAGTTCAGATGGCTTCTCCAAGGCTTCTGACTCCTCTGCAGCTCAGACTGCTCTTCCACCTGATGCACCAGCCCTGCACGCTGTGCTGCTGCCCCAAACGCAGCTGCCTGCAAGCACTCAAGGGTCTGATTCCCAATGTGCGTCAAATCTCACTAGCTTGGGAAAGAGCCATGACTCCATTACAACAAATGGATCATCTACCAGTCCAAGCATCATCACAAAAGGGATTGTGCTCCAGCCGGGAGATCCAGTTCCCCATAACAATGTCCCAAGGAACTCTGATTGCTTTGCTGCACAAGCATTGAAAAATAGACCTATTGCCTCCAAACCTCCGACTATGCAGCCTGCTGACGGTCCACCCCAGCCAACCACTTCCAGTGCAGAAAAGAATCTACTTGACTTTAGCCTGATTTCCCTTGAAGACGAGGGGCTAGTGAAGGAGTGGCTGAATGGGAAACAAGGTGTCCAGGTACCATCACTGCAAACCAGGTTGCCTTATTTGCCACCTTTTCTGTGCAACTTAAAAACCCTCTCGAAGCTACTTCTGCAGAAGGCGGCTCTAGAAGAGCAAGCAGCATGTCTTCTGCCTTCTGATGCCAGTCAGGAGGAGGGCACTGGGGTTGATTTGCACGCTATCAGAGAACTGGTGCAGCAGAAACTTGGTGATAACCCTGCTTACCTCCTACTGAAAGCCAGATTCCTAGCAGCTTTTACACTCCCAGCTGTACTAGCaactctccctcccccaaaagTGACAACAACTCTGTCAGCCAGCAGGAAGCAATATGAAGAGACTGACGAAGAGGAGTGGCAGAGTGAGAAGGAAATGTCTGAGGAAGAGAGTTGTGGGAATGAATTAACAGGTGTACGGTTGGATTGGACAGTTGGTGATGAGCCTGGAGACAAAGATGCTGATTTACTAAATCAG GGCATGGGAGCCGAAGAGAATGCTGCACGATCTGTCTTGGACTCCTGCACTGATGTGACTGATGCCAGTGCTCCTCAAATCAGGAGAAGTGCCCGcttcaggaaaaggaggaggat GATTCACTTGAATGAGGTCTGCCTTCCTACATGGCAGTAG
- the SNAPC4 gene encoding snRNA-activating protein complex subunit 4 isoform X1, whose protein sequence is MSRWPGPAGACRPPGAEAALSSAALDLNAEREKIRREIEELERSLEPGGAGIEVAVSDSSLSSGTDDGEDDDSDSRAEMEMEREDDSSDDDIESSLPQDPETCLQMNHVYQEVIQEKIEEVELLIAQNKEQQKEILCELGGPKIAKAGDGRNLPANTFLGHFMKPYFKDKTTGIGPPSNEDAKEKAAQGIKSFEQLLSTKWKSREKTLLQKSVVSDRLQRLLQPKLLKMSYWNQKLEKVKTEMEKQILEKQIKEVEQEIEAINQLPESDLLGNRFDEHDWEKISNIHFDGQRSSEELRKFWQNWEHPSINKKEWTEEEIERLKKIAAKHGYLDWQTIAQELGTNRTPFQCLQKYQIYNKDLKRKEWTKAEDQMLLELVQEMRVGSHIPYKKIAYYMEGRDSAQLIYRWTKSVDPSLKKGPWTPEEDAMLLAAVKKYGERDWYKIRTEVPGRSDAQCRDRYLKALHCDVKKGKWSLEEEEQLIELVQKHGLGHWSKIASELPHRTGSQCLSKWKLMIGSKKRSRPTKRRHVQESSSSSESSSEDIELDLADSSEEETTSKEECEFPSIDLWIPTRTDMQESNKGRYQTPSLFSPASADAKTSSSEVPSATCDGDKDRVANKSSELNTLLRGIARPHSTDVIVKNPIEVINKASRCGKQVLRVTLENVRRVLRNNTCFQRKLQSKILKPSATVLTKISGVGQKLQGLQNITEKTYRQERERLRKMNLDRKLLMAVTPWVGNVLLPCTFQTGKMAFHQTKADSIQEKIKSVSLVSTPLFALFIQLFQIDTNGCMKIIRERRLRQSELLRANAKRPQQASQNMDTSSGNSSQSCTERNSRRGIPRNAVRRPVALKARETSAAVFESSTPAMQGALPAQVQRQKPKTVSELLREKRLRESRAKKAMQRTVFVAPQMLVAGPLIIQHPPQQIVPSAQAGNKPAAVGCTNSQVQCAPAALPAFTSVAGSTSAAIALENHSSSVPETAESPGSSQGTELQSNKELKGQASQSNAEGGVFPGINPAAAEKAPHQGGCNGQVLAGSPASVVLQNQAFVPHQITVVPVGIESGTNKLSLSTPVTCELNSNGPQQRPVNLLPALVTPQTGSHLIPNSILPFTWVVTPQALLPTAVQTVVGVPQGLPAAAVRSQCQTTVTSNGNVSGLGVPPVPAGANTPHPSSAEKKAPSAQLAEGVPLGKTANHSTILLPMTSASPGCTTSSVSSATPASSDGFSKASDSSAAQTALPPDAPALHAVLLPQTQLPASTQGSDSQCASNLTSLGKSHDSITTNGSSTSPSIITKGIVLQPGDPVPHNNVPRNSDCFAAQALKNRPIASKPPTMQPADGPPQPTTSSAEKNLLDFSLISLEDEGLVKEWLNGKQGVQVPSLQTRLPYLPPFLCNLKTLSKLLLQKAALEEQAACLLPSDASQEEGTGVDLHAIRELVQQKLGDNPAYLLLKARFLAAFTLPAVLATLPPPKVTTTLSASRKQYEETDEEEWQSEKEMSEEESCGNELTGVRLDWTVGDEPGDKDADLLNQGMGAEENAARSVLDSCTDVTDASAPQIRRSARFRKRRRMIHLNEVCLPTWQ, encoded by the exons ATGTCCCGCtggccgggcccggccggggcttGCCGCCCCCCCGGCGCTGAGGCCGCGCTGTCCTCCGCGGCCCTCGACCTGAACGCGGAGCGGGAGAAGATCCGGCGGGAGATCGAGGAGCTGGAGCGGAGCCTggagcccggcggggccggcatCGAGGTGGCGGTCTCCGACTCCAGCCTCAGCTCTGGCACGG ATGATGGTGAAGACGATGACTCAGATTCTCGTGCTGAAATg gaaatggaaagagaagatgacAGTAGTGACGATGATATTGAAAGCAGTCTGCCACAGGATCCAGAAACATGTCTGCAGATGAACCACGTGTACCAGGAAGTTATCCAGGAAAAGATTGAGGAAGTCGAGCTTCTCATtgcacaaaacaaagaacagcag AAGGAAATCCTGTGCGAGCTTGGTGGTCCAAAAATAGCAAAGGCAGGAGATGGTAGAAATCTaccagcaaatacatttttgggtCATTTTATGAAGCCATACTTTAAGGATAAAACAACAGGAATT GGCCCTCCTTCCAATGAAGATGccaaggaaaaagcagctcagGGCATAAAATCCTTTGAGCAACTGCTTTCAACAAAAT ggaaaagcagagagaagacatTATTGCAGAAATCAGTCGTAAGTGACCGCTTGCAGCGCCTGCTTCAACCAAAGTTACTGAA GATGAGTTACTGGAatcagaaactggaaaaagtcAAGACTGAAATGGAGAAGCAGATCTTGGAAAAGCAAATCAAAGAAGTGGAGCAAGAAATAGAGGCAATTAA CCAACTCCCAGAAAGTGACTTGTTAGGGAACAGATTCGATGAGCATGACTGGGAGAAAATTTCAAACATCCAC tTTGATGGACAGCGTAGTTCAGAAGAACTGAGGAAGTTTTGGCAAAATTGGGAGCATCCAAGCATCAACAAAAAGGAATGGACTGAGGAGGAAATAGAGAGGCTAAAGAAGATAGCTGCTAAACACGGTTATCTGGACTGGCAAACTATagcccaggagctgggg ACAAACAGGACACCTTTCCAGTGCTTGCAGAAGTATCAAATCTATAACAAagatttgaaaaggaaagaatggaCTAAAGCTGAAGATCAGATGCTTTTAGAGCTTGTTCAAGAGATGAGAGTAGGAAGTCATATCCCATACAAGAAAA TTGCTTATTACATGGAAGGAAGAGATTCTGCTCAGCTGATTTACCGATGGACAAAGAGTGTGGACCCCAGTTTGAAGAAAGGACCCTGGACACCAGAGGAAGATGCT ATGCTGTTGGCTGCAGTTAAGAAGTATGGAGAGCGTGACTGGTATAAAATTCGGACAGAAGTGCCAGGGAGGAGCGATGCTCAGTGCAGAGATCG gtaCTTAAAAGCATTGCACTGTGATGTAAAGAAAGGCAAGTGGAGTttagaggaagaggagcagctaATTGAACTGGTTCAGAAGCATGGCCTGG GTCATTGGAGTAAAATAGCTTCCGAATTGCCACATCGGACGGGCTCCCAATGTCTAAGCAAGTGGAAACTCATGATTGGGTCTAAG AAAAGATCTAGGCCAACAAAACGCCGACACGTGCAAGAGAGTTCCAGCTCTTCAGAGAGTAGCAGTGAAGACATAGAACTGGACTTAGCAGACAGTTCAGAGGAGGAGACAACAAGCAAGGAAGAGTGTGAATTTCCCAGCATTGATTTGTGGATACCAACACGGACAGATATGCAGGAGTCAAACAAAGGAAGATACCAAACTCCatccctcttctctcctgcGAGTGCTGACGCAAAGACCAGTAGCAGTGAAGTTCCAAGTGCAACATGTGATGGAGACAAGGACAGAGTTGCCAATAAATCATCAGAGTTGAACACCCTCCTGAGGGGCATTGCGCGTCCACATTCAACGGACGTCATTGTGAAGAATCCAATAGAAGTAATCAACAAG GCTTCCAGATGTGGAAAGCAAGTGCTACGAGTTACCCTGGAGAATGTGAGAAGAGTATTAAGAAATAACACGTGCTTTCAGAGGAAACTT CAATCAAAGATACTAAAACCTTCTGCCACCgttttaacaaaaatatctggAGTTGGCCAGAAGCTTCAAGGGCTGCAGAACATCACGGAGAAAACTTATCGTCAAGAGAGAGAGCGTTTGAGAAAAATGAACCTTGACAGAAAGCTTCTAATGGCAGTGACACCTTGGGTGGGCAACGTACTACTGCCTTGCACCTTCCAAACTGGGAAGATGGCTTTTCATCAGACAAAAG CTGATTCTATTCAAGAGAAGATTAAGTCGGTCAGCCTCGTGAGCACTCCTCTGTTTGCGCTTTTCATTCAG CTCTTTCAGATTGATACCAATGGCTGCATGAAGATTATTCGTGAGAGAAGGCTAAGGCAGTCAGAGCTTCTTAGGGCTAATGCAAAAAGGCCTCAGCAG GCTTCCCAAAATATGGACACTTCTTCAG GCAATTCATCACAATCTTGTACTGAGAGGAACTCCCGAAGGGGCATACCAAGGAATGCTGTCAGGAGACCTGTTGCCTTAAAAGCAAGGGAGACTTCCGCTGCTGTCTTTGAGAGCAGCACTCCTGCCATGCAGGGAGCTCTTCCAGCCCAAGTACAAAGGCAGAAGCCTAAAACTGTCTCAGAATTACTGAGAGAGAAGCGGCTAAGAGAATCCCGGGCTAAGAAAGCTATGCAGAGGACAGTATTTGTTGCCCCACAGATGCTGGTTGCAGGACCTCTGATAATCCAGCACCCACCACAGCAAATTGTTCCTTCTGCACAAGCAGGGAACAAACCTGCAGCAGTTGGTTGTACAAATAGCCAAGTACAGTGTGCACCAGCTGCTTTGCCAGCATTTACTTCTGTTGCAGGTTCAACTTCTGCTGCGATTGCGCTTGAAAACCATTCCTCATCAGTGCCAGAAACTGCGGAAAGCCCTGGTTCCTCACAAGGGACAGAACTACAATCCAATAAGGAACTAAAAGGGCAAGCTTCGCAAAGTAACGCTGAAGGAGGCGTTTTTCCAGGCATAaatccagctgcagcagagaaggcCCCACATCAGGGAGGGTGCAATGGTCAGGTCCTAGCTGGTAGTCCAGCTTCAGTAGTGTTGCAAAATCAAGCTTTTGTGCCACATCAGATTACAGTGGTGCCTGTTGGCATCGAGTCTGGCACCAACAAATTGTCTCTTTCCACACCAGTTACCTGTGAGCTGAATAGTAACGGGCCACAACAGAGGCCAGTCAATCTATTGCCTGCTCTTGTAACTCCACAAACTGGTTCGCATTTGATTCCCAACAGCATACTGCCTTTCACGTGGGTCGTAACGCCACAGGCTTTGCTTCCCACTGCTGTACAAACTGTGGTGGGTGTTCCCCAAGgactgccagctgctgctgtgagaaGTCAGTGTCAGACAACTGTGACTTCCAATGGCAATGTCTCTGGCTTAGGAGTGCCTCCGGTACCAGCTGGAGCAAATACGCCTCACCCCAGCagtgcagagaagaaagcaccAAGTGCCCAGTTAGCAGAAGGAGTACCTTTGGGAAAGACAGCTAACCATTCCACAATTCTCTTACCTATGACCTCAGCGAGTCCTGGATGCACCACATCCAGCGTTTCTTCTGCAACGCCTGCAAGTTCAGATGGCTTCTCCAAGGCTTCTGACTCCTCTGCAGCTCAGACTGCTCTTCCACCTGATGCACCAGCCCTGCACGCTGTGCTGCTGCCCCAAACGCAGCTGCCTGCAAGCACTCAAGGGTCTGATTCCCAATGTGCGTCAAATCTCACTAGCTTGGGAAAGAGCCATGACTCCATTACAACAAATGGATCATCTACCAGTCCAAGCATCATCACAAAAGGGATTGTGCTCCAGCCGGGAGATCCAGTTCCCCATAACAATGTCCCAAGGAACTCTGATTGCTTTGCTGCACAAGCATTGAAAAATAGACCTATTGCCTCCAAACCTCCGACTATGCAGCCTGCTGACGGTCCACCCCAGCCAACCACTTCCAGTGCAGAAAAGAATCTACTTGACTTTAGCCTGATTTCCCTTGAAGACGAGGGGCTAGTGAAGGAGTGGCTGAATGGGAAACAAGGTGTCCAGGTACCATCACTGCAAACCAGGTTGCCTTATTTGCCACCTTTTCTGTGCAACTTAAAAACCCTCTCGAAGCTACTTCTGCAGAAGGCGGCTCTAGAAGAGCAAGCAGCATGTCTTCTGCCTTCTGATGCCAGTCAGGAGGAGGGCACTGGGGTTGATTTGCACGCTATCAGAGAACTGGTGCAGCAGAAACTTGGTGATAACCCTGCTTACCTCCTACTGAAAGCCAGATTCCTAGCAGCTTTTACACTCCCAGCTGTACTAGCaactctccctcccccaaaagTGACAACAACTCTGTCAGCCAGCAGGAAGCAATATGAAGAGACTGACGAAGAGGAGTGGCAGAGTGAGAAGGAAATGTCTGAGGAAGAGAGTTGTGGGAATGAATTAACAGGTGTACGGTTGGATTGGACAGTTGGTGATGAGCCTGGAGACAAAGATGCTGATTTACTAAATCAG GGCATGGGAGCCGAAGAGAATGCTGCACGATCTGTCTTGGACTCCTGCACTGATGTGACTGATGCCAGTGCTCCTCAAATCAGGAGAAGTGCCCGcttcaggaaaaggaggaggat GATTCACTTGAATGAGGTCTGCCTTCCTACATGGCAGTAG